The following is a genomic window from Rhinatrema bivittatum chromosome 12, aRhiBiv1.1, whole genome shotgun sequence.
TTGTGAATTAACCACCACTTTGACTTTATCCTCCAGTTCTTTTCCTGTGTCACTTAAAGATTTAATTTGCGACATAATGGAGACTTTCAGATCCACCAAAGTCTCCCAAATAGTTTCCAATGTGAATACAGCCGGTCTTACCACAGCAGATGTAAATCTTTCAGGGACACCTCCTTCAGCTCCAACAGTCTCCCTCAGCAATGTACCTCTCTCTTCCCCGGTCTGCCCCGTTGGCAATCCTGGGCTTAGGGTCGCAGTTTCTCCTTTGTCGGACCCTGCGGAGCTCTGTCGGTGGGCTCCTTGGTCCAACGGCCGTTCTCCCGACTCCGGAGAACTCCAAATTGCAGCCGGATTCCCGGGTGGAGTTCCTTGAGCAGGGCTCAAGGGTGATATTGAGCCAAGGAGAGAGGGtagctcatcttcccctccccctctctgcagCAGCTGAGCTTCTGCGTTCGGGTCTTTCCTCACGACGTGTGCATCCATCGGACCGGAGACTGAAATGTTCGGAGGGGCTGCAGGGTAAGGCTCACCTCTCGGTTTACGTTTTCGTCCCATTTCTGAGAAAttgctgcaggaaaaaaaaagttttaaattctgTCCAAGGAGCTCAGAAAACGCCGTGCACTGCTACAGGTCGGCCATCTTAAATCTGCCCCCAGCCAAAAAGTCtccttcttgcacactttttacctttgcagctgctcctttcagtttttttctatttttctcattttctcttttaaaagtttagcactagagctgtggatttgcttactgtcccccttccagtcattaattcaaatttgatcatattatgatcattattgccaagtggccccaccactgttacctctctcaccaaatcctgtgctccactgagaattagatctaaaattgctcctgctctcctcggttcctgaaccaactgctccataaaactgtcatttattccatccaggttTATATGGGCCAAGACACTGTCAATCCCGTTCTGGCCGGCTTATGGGGCCCAGCCAAGACTTTTCCCCTGCATCAGATGCTCCAACAGCTGTtggtccgggagtgggatactccggaatcGGGCCCGACAGTGGGCCGGACTATGGACAAACTGTACCCTTTGCCTGAGATCTTAGACCTTCTGACGGTTCCTAAAGTGAATGCTTCAGTTTCAGCGGTCATAAAGAGGTCCACTATACcagaggcaggggcagcggcCCTTAAAGATCACCAAGATAGAAAGCTTGAAGTTCTCCTCAAatggatttttgaggtctcggcctttgGCATTAGAGCCGCCGTCTGCAGCAGTTACATGCTTTGGGTGAGCTGCaggtgggtgcagcagttgctgaGTGCAAGAGATCTTCTACCTCAGGAGTCGGCGCAAGCAGTGCGCCTGGAGGCAGCCGTGGCTTATagggcggatgccttatatgacctgcTTTGTAGTTCCTCCAGAACAATGGTAT
Proteins encoded in this region:
- the PRR15L gene encoding proline-rich protein 15-like protein isoform X1 — protein: MRNFSEMGRKRKPRGEPYPAAPPNISVSGPMDAHVVRKDPNAEAQLLQRGGGEDELPSLLGSISPLSPAQGTPPGNPAAIWSSPESGERPLDQGAHRQSSAGSDKGETATLSPGLPTGQTGEERGTLLRETVGAEGGVPERFTSAVVRPAVFTLETIWETLVDLKVSIMSQIKSLSDTGKELEDKVKVVVNSQVDMDRQIMSNRDKIKNIELTQTVMIKDRKNISMKLEQMENTIRSKNLRFINFPQISLISPRDIFKRYL